One stretch of Arachis duranensis cultivar V14167 chromosome 1, aradu.V14167.gnm2.J7QH, whole genome shotgun sequence DNA includes these proteins:
- the LOC107487155 gene encoding hsp70-Hsp90 organizing protein 1 has translation MANEAKAKGNAAFSSGDYSAAVRHFSDAIALAPDNHVLYSNRSAAYASLHDYSNALNDAQKTVDLKPDWPKGYSRLGAAHLGLGHHHDAVSAYRKGLEVDPNNDALKSGLADAQAAAARARPPTANPFGEAFSGPEMWARLTADPGTRAYLQQPDFVKMMQDIQKDPNNLNLYLKDPRVMQAIGVLLNVKIQTRDDGDENMAEAEATPSASSQPPQAQAQERKRGATAAEETSKPAEPEMADFTEEEKEKKERKSFAQKEKEAGNAAYKKKQFEIAIEHYSKAMELDDEDISYLTNRAAVYLETAKYEECIKDCDKAVERGRELRSDFKMIARALTRKGTALAKIAKCSKDFEPAIETFQKALTEHRNPDTLKKLNDAEKAKKELEQQEYFDPKLADEEREKGNEFFKQQKYPEAVKHYTEAIKRNPKDPKSYSNRAACYTKLGAMPEGLKDAEKCIELDPTFSKGYNRKGAVQFFMKEYEKALETYKEGLKHDPNNQELLDGVRRCVEQINKASRGDLSPEELKERQAKAMQDPEIQNILQDPVMRQVLVDFQENPKAAQEHTKNPMVMNKIQKLISAGIVQMR, from the exons ATGGCCAACGAAGCCAAGGCTAAAGGAAACGCCGCCTTTTCCTCCGGCGACTACTCCGCCGCCGTCCGCCACTTCTCCGACGCCATCGCACTCGCCCCAGACAACCACGTCCTCTACTCCAACCGATCTGCCGCGTACGCCTCCCTCCATGACTACTCCAATGCCTTGAATGACGCCCAGAAAACCGTCGACCTCAAGCCAGACTGGCCCAAGGGCTACAGCCGCCTCGGGGCCGCCCACCTTGGCCTCGGCCACCACCACGACGCCGTTTCGGCTTACAGAAAAGGCCTCGAAGTCGATCCCAACAATGACGCTTTGAAATCCGGCCTCGCAGATGCCCAGGCGGCGGCGGCGAGGGCCCGTCCTCCGACAGCCAATCCGTTCGGGGAAGCGTTCTCTGGGCCGGAAATGTGGGCTCGGCTTACCGCCGACCCAGGAACCCGGGCTTACCTTCAGCAACCGGATTTCGTGAAGATGATGCAGGATATTCAGAAGGACCCGAATAATTTGAATCTTTATCTGAAAGATCCGAGGGTAATGCAAGCCATTGGTGTTTTGCTCAATGTGAAGATCCAGACGCGGGATGACGGTGACGAAAATATGGCGGAGGCGGAGGCGACTCCTTCAGCTTCGTCTCAGCCGCCGCAGGCCCAGGCGCAGGAGAGGAAGCGAGGTGCTACTGCTGCAGAAGAGACTTCGAAACCGGCAGAGCCGGAGATGGCAGATTTTacggaggaggagaaagagaagaaggagagGAAGAGTTTCGCTCAGAAGGAGAAGGAAGCTGGTAATGCTGCTTACAAGAAGAAGCAATTTGAGATCGCGATTGAACATTACTCGAAGGCTATGGAGTTGGATGATGAGGATATCTCATACCTCACAAACCGAGCGGCGGTTTACTTGGAGACGGCAAAG TATGAAGAATGTATTAAAGATTGTGACAAAGCTGTGGAAAGAGGAAGGGAGCTAAGATCAGACTTTAAGATGATAGCAAGAGCTTTGACAAGGAAAGGAACTGCATTGGCTAAAATAGCAAAATGCTCAAAGGATTTTGAACCTGCCATTGAGACTTTCCAAAAAGCACTTACAGAGCACCGCAACCCTGACACCCTGAAGAAACTGAATGATGCTGAAAAAGCTAAGAAAGAACTAGAACAACAAGAATATTTTGATCCGAAATTGGCCGATGAGGAGAGGGAAAAAG GTAATGAATTCTTCAAGCAGCAAAAGTATCCCGAGGCTGTGAAGCATTATACAGAGGCCATAAAAAGGAATCCCAAAGATCCTAAG TCTTACAGTAACAGAGCTGCATGCTACACAAAACTGGGCGCaatgcctgaaggtttgaaggATGCGGAGAAGTGCATTGAGCTTGATCCAACATTCTCGAAGGGTTATAACAGGAAAGGTGCAGTACAATTTTTCATGAAGGAATATGAAAAAGCATTGGAAACATATAAGGAGGGATTGAAACATGACCCTAACAACCAGGAGTTGCTTGATGGTGTTAGAAG ATGTGTAGAACAAATTAATAAGGCTAGTCGTGGAGATTTAAGTCCTGAGGAGTTGAAGGAAAGACAG GCCAAGGCAATGCAGGACCCTGAGATTCAGAACATCCTTCAGGACCCTGTGATGAGACAG GTATTGGTTGATTTCCAGGAAAATCCTAAAGCTGCACAGGAACATACGAAGAACCCTATGGTGATGAACAAGATCCAAAAGCTGATCAGTGCTGGAATTGTCCAGATGAGGTGA
- the LOC107487166 gene encoding elongation factor G-2, chloroplastic encodes MAAESVRVASSLCNLNGSQRRPAMLSPVRYMGARPKPYNASATSSSLSHFFGSSRIKINSSKLYHLHPKTPRNLSVLAMSADETKRAVPLRDYRNIGIMAHIDAGKTTTTERILYYTGRNYKIGEVHEGTATMDWMEQEQERGITITSAATTTFWNNHRINIIDTPGHVDFTLEVERALRVLDGAICLFDSVAGVEPQSETVWRQADKYGVPRICFVNKMDRLGANFFRTRDMIVTNLGAKPLVIQLPIGSEDSFKGVVDLVRMKAIVWSGEELGAKFDYVDIPEDLQELAQDYRSQMIETIVELDDQAMENYLEGVEPDEETIKKLIRKGTIAASFVPVMCGSAFKNKGVQPLLDAVVDYLPSPIDLPPMKGSDPENPEVTIDRKADDDEPFSGLAFKIMSDPFVGSLTFVRVYSGKLTAGSYVLNANKGKKERIGRLLEMHANSREDVKVALTGDIIALAGLKDTITGETLSDPENPVVLERMDFPDPVIKVAIEPKTKADVDRMAAGLIKLAQEDPSFHFSRDEEINQTVIEGMGELHLEIIVDRLKREFKVEANVGAPQVNYRESISKVSEVKYVHKKQSGGQGQFADITVRFEPMDPGSGYEFKSEIKGGAVPKEYIPGVIKGLEECMSNGVLAGFPVVDVRAVLVDGSYHDVDSSVLAFQLAARGAFREGMRKAGPRMLEPIMKVEVVTPEEHLGDVIGDLNSRRGQINSFGDKPGGLKIVDALVPLAEMFQYVSTLRGMTKGRASYTMQLAMFDVVPQHIQNQLATKEQEVAA; translated from the exons ATGGCAGCGGAGTCAGTGAGGGTGGCGTCGTCTCTCTGCAATCTGAATGGGTCGCAGAGGAGACCGGCCATGTTGAGTCCGGTTCGGTACATGGGTGCTCGACCAAAACCCTATAACGCTTCCGCTACTTCATCTTCTCTCTCTCACTTCTTTGGGAGTTCCAGAATCAAAATCAATTCTTCTAAGCTCTACCATTTGCACCCCAAGACTCCAAGAAACTTGTCAGTTTTGGCTATGTCCGCTGATG AGACAAAGCGTGCTGTTCCGTTAAGGGATTATCGCAATATTGGTATCATGGCTCACATTGATGCTGGCAAGACAACCACGACTGAACGAATTCTCTACTACACTGGGAGAAACTACAAGATTGGAGAGGTGCACGAGGGAACAGCTACAATGGACTGGATGGAACAGGAACAAGAAAGAGGGATTACTATTACTTCTGCTGCAACCACCACATTCTGGAATAACCATAGGATCAACATTATTGACACTCCTGGTCATGTTGACTTCACCTTAGAAGTGGAGCGTGCCCTTAGGGTGTTGGATGGAGCTATATGCTTGTTTGACAGTGTTGCTGGTGTGGAACCACAATCAGAAACGGTGTGGAGGCAGGCTGATAAATATGGGGTCCCACGAATTTGTTTTGTAAATAAGATGGATCGTCTTGGAGCCAATTTCTTCCGAACAAGAGACATGATTGTAACAAACTTGGGTGCCAAACCACTTGTAATTCAGTTACCAATTGGCTCAGAAGATAGCTTTAAGGGAGTTGTTGATCTGGTAAGGATGAAAGCTATAGTTTGGTCTGGAGAAGAGTTGGGTGCCAAGTTTGACTATGTAGATATTCCAGAAGATCTTCAAGAGTTGGCTCAGGATTACCGATCCCAGATGATAGAAACCATAGTTGAGCTGGATGATCAGGCTATGGAGAATTACCTGGAAGGAGTTGAACCAGATGAAGAAACTATAAAAAAACTAATCAGGAAGGGAACCATTGCAGCAAGTTTCGTGCCGGTGATGTGTGGCTCAGCTTTCAAAAACAAAGGGGTCCAACCTTTACTTGATGCTGTGGTGGATTATCTACCTTCCCCAATTGATTTGCCACCAATGAAGGGCagtgatcctgaaaaccctgaaGTGACAATAGACAGGAAAGCAGATGACGATGAACCATTTTCTGGACTAGCTTTTAAGATCATGAGTGATCCATTTGTAGGTTCCCTCACGTTCGTCAGGGTGTATTCTGGAAAGCTTACTGCGGGCTCTTATGTACTCAATGCAAACAAGGGGAAAAAAGAGAGAATTGGCAGGCTTCTAGAAATGCATGCAAACAGCAGAGAGGATGTTAAAGTAGCTTTGACAGGTGATATTATTGCTCTTGCAGGTTTAAAAGATACTATTACAGGTGAAACGTTGTCTGACCCGGAGAATCCGGTTGTGCTTGAGCGGATGGACTTCCCCGACCCTGTTATAAAGGTTGCAATTGAACCCAAAACTAAAGCTGATGTTGACAGGATGGCTGCTGGTTTAATCAAACTTGCACAGGAAGACCCTTCTTTCCACTTCTCTAGGGACGAAGAGATTAACCAGACAGTAATTGAAGGAATGGGAGAATTACATCTCGAAATCATTGTTGATCGACTCAAAAGAGAATTTAAG GTTGAAGCCAATGTTGGTGCTCCCCAAGTGAACTATAGGGAAAGCATTTCCAAAGTCTCGGAAGTAAAGTATGTACACAAGAAACAGTCAGGTGGACAGGGTCAGTTTGCAGATATCACAGTTCGGTTTGAACCCATGGACCCAGGGAGTGGATATGAATTCAAGAGTGAAATAAAGGGAGGTGCTGTACCGAAAGAGTACATTCCAGGGGTCATCAAAGGATTGGAAGAGTGCATGAGCAATGGTGTTCTTGCTGGCTTCCCTGTTGTTGATGTACGTGCAGTGCTTGTGGATGGTTCTTACCACGATGTAGATTCAAGTGTGCTGGCATTCCAGCTTGCAGCAAGAGGAGCCTTCCGGGAAGGAATGAGGAAAGCCGGGCCAAGGATGCTTGAACCTATAATGAAAGTAGAAGTTGTTACTCCTGAAGAACATTTGGGTGATGTAATTGGTGATCTCAACTCAAGAAGAGGTCAGATCAACAGCTTTGGTGACAAACCAGGTGGCCTTAAG ATTGTGGATGCTCTGGTTCCTCTTGCTGAGATGTTTCAATACGTGAGCACACTCAGAGGAATGACAAAGGGACGTGCTTCCTACACAATGCAATTAGCCATGTTCGACGTGGTTCCACAGCACATTCAGAACCAACTTGCCACAAAGGAGCAAGAAGTTGCCGCTTAG
- the LOC107487351 gene encoding secreted RxLR effector protein 161-like yields the protein MDLLKETRFEECKPAATPLDYTVKLSRENGEPLKDHSSYRKLVGRLLYLANTRLDISHAVGKLSQFLDCPTTQHMQEAHHVLRYLKGAPTAGLFFTSEVNYNLIGFSDSDWAACPDTRKSISAYCFYLGNSLISWKSKRQLTMASSSSETEYRALASATREA from the coding sequence ATGGATCTTCTAAAAGAGACAAGGTTCGAAGAGTGCAAGCCTGCGGCTACACCTTTAGACTATACAGTGAAGCTGTCCAGAGAAAATGGAGAGCCATTGAAGGATCACTCGAGCTACAGAAAGCTAGTTGGGAGGCTGTTGTACTTAGCCAACACCAGACTAGATATCAGCCATGCAGTGGGGAAACTCAGTCAATTTCTGGACTGTCCGACCACCCAACATATGCAGGAAGCACATCATGTGCTCAGGTACCTGAAAGGAGCGCCGACAGCAGGGCTATTCTTCACTTCAGAGGTAAATTACAATCTGATTGGGTTCTCAGATTCAGACTGGGCAGCATGCCCAGACACAAGGAAGTCAATTTCGGCTTATTGCTTCTATCTGGGAAACTCACTCATATCATGGAAGAGCAAAAGGCAATTGACAATGGCGTCTTCATCCTCTGAGACTGAGTATCGAGCTTTGGCAAGTGCCACTCGAGAAGCATAG